DNA from Lates calcarifer isolate ASB-BC8 linkage group LG14, TLL_Latcal_v3, whole genome shotgun sequence:
CTTGTAGTAGAGAAGGAATCGTCAACTGGTATCAATTGACTCCAGActaacacagcaacacagaaagGTGAGAAGAATTCATTTAACTCTGAATGGGTTTCTGTCTATCACAGGGAAGACAAACAGacttaatataaaacattaaaatgctatAAGGCAAGTGTGATAATGGtttaacacacttttttttttacactgttagTGTACCACACTGACAAATAGATTTTTAGTGTTATTTTTgaacaacacatttttcagctcaaaaaCTCAGTCTTGTATTCTTTCTGTACTCTAGACAAAATGAACCTTATTCTCCCGACTGCCATCATCTTCACTGCAGCCCTTGTTCACGGGGGACAACGAGTGTCAAATGGCGGCAGCATGACCAGCGATTTGAAACCCTCTTACAACTCAAAGCCCTGTCAGGAAACATCCAGCTGTGATCGTTATGAAAAATTCAAGTGCAAACACATCCTTCAGTCTGACTTTAACAGAACTTCTCGGGAGGAATGGAAGCGGTAAATtgaaaattttattttcttgtgaaaGAGTCAGGAAATataagaaaaatgtttatttagtgCAATTCTTCTTAATCCTATCCTATATCAGTACTAGGTTTACATTTTGGATGCACCTATTCAATGGGTTTATAGTGAATGACCTGGCAGTTAGTCTACAACACAGAGGgttcaaacagcagctgtgttttatttcttgttttaaatctgcagcagatacagtaaatgtaaagcTTTGTAGTGTGTAATTcttcaaaacaaaagttaataAGAAGATAATAGTTGGACAATGTCAATACTGTGCAGTGAAATATTGACCTCATTATACAGGTATTTAGAGCAGCAACAACTCTGTGGCAGAGCTCCAATGCAGTCCTTCATTAAAGCTGGTGATGAGGAACAAGTCAAGCAGATTTGCAGCAAATCAGGCCGGTGGCTGAACAAAGGTAACTTGTGCATCAGCGAGTCAGCCATGGTGATATATGATGTCGATTCATATATTGAATGTAACATATGTTATGTAAGTCATGTAGAACCTGTCAAGCACAGAGTGATTGTGGCGTGTGATAAGGTCGGAAAACGCTGCCTCCCTGTCCATTATGAGAAATACAATAATGAAAATCCAGGCAGTGTCCCCTGTGTGTCTCATGCTTAGGGTAACCTGCATGTTTGGAGGGTCAGTGCACACTTGATTCCAGCTCCCAGGTTTATTATTCTTTGGTATGTAAACTTTCTATCAGGCTTAGCTAAAtgaatgtctttttgtttttgtttgagccACACATTCCTTCTGTTACATCtttactcagtgtgtgtgtttgacactTTTGTTCACCTCTGCTCacagttctgttttttcagtccatttttgtcaccacaacCGCTAACACGTTCATCATGTGAAGAAGAACTGAACTATGAATACTGCAAAGGTTGTGATTTTTAGATGTGCTGGTGTTACTGCTTATTACACATGCGTAGGGACTGTATATTCCTGTTTGATGTCATTTAATGGAAATAttctttgtatttctttttcatgaTGTTGGTAAAAATAAACCATTGTTTGACATTACTTTTTTGTTGCAACTGACCATCGGTCATGTTccttttattacattttaacagAAGCAGTTTGATTTGCCTTTATATCAAATGTCCTATTCAAAGTAGATCTCCTGCACTGCTGCGTTATACTGGCATAGCACAGCAGGGGGTGCTGTTTATTTGGTTTCATTAAATACTCATGAACCagtgattaaatgttttatgtaaGTGCATTTGTGTAATAAATGTCCCATTTAAGTGAACCTGTCTTGCCAACAAGGTGAGAACTGAAGCAGATTTCCTGCACTGCTTCACCACACTGGTTTGGcacagcagagggcgctgttttctgtctgaactaAGACCTTTATGTGTGTTTAGTGGTCTGTCTGTAACCTGCCATGCAGAGGCCTGAGTCATGGGTAGAAACACAAATTAATGTTCCATTTACATTCATGCATTTGATGGATTGAGAAATTGAATTGGTTTAATAACAAAATAGCAGGCCAAGGAGACTTTACACCACTTGCACTCACATATTAGTTTTAATAGAAGACACGTTCAAAATGCAAGACAGTGTGCACAAGGACTAATACAGAGGAGGTTTTCTAACAAGGTATTGATGAGACAAAATAGAGCTTTAAGTTATTACTTGAGAAGCAGAAGAGAAACTAATAGAAGAGAATACGTTATTAATTCAGATTGAAGTTGCAGCCTTCaataagctaaaaaaaaagttacaccTTGTGGACAATCCTACTgaattttactgtaaaaaatggTCTTtcaatttgaaatgaattaaaataaacatattgcATTTTAAATACTCTGATAATTTCAGATCTGTTAAAATTGTAATTATAGTGACAAATGAAACATATCGTCATTCACTGTCTCTTAAACTTGTCTGAGCAGAAAACCGCTGAAGGTGGTAACAACGTTATTTCCCCAAACATTTGTATTTGCACCCAAGCGCAGATAAACCTGGTCCctttgctgcagctgcagaagcaCTGCGTTTCCTCCATTATCAGCCCCGTCATGCGATGTACTGTGGTCATGGGCCATCACAATAAGTTCGTTGTTCTTGATGAGAGATACAGTAACCGGATGTGCTCCTCCAGCGTGATAAAAAAAGCTGAAGTAGTAAATGCCTGCAACAGGTGCTGTGAACATAcctgtggagacaaacacatCCCTGCTATAATCACATTAAACTTTTGTcaataaaaaaatctgtgtggTAGAGAGagtaatttaaaaacaagtcTGCAGCGTGTGGCTAAATGCTCACATCAACATGCTAACTAGCTTGCTTACAATGATAATGCTAGCATGTTGACATTTAGCAGGcataattttcattttagtttagcatgttagcatgctaatgtttgttaattaacatttaaaaccaAGTACAGCTAAGGCCATAATGTTCATCATGTTGACCAAAGTACGAGGCCActacatttaaattcatcacaaaatataagaagaaagaaatgaatttACATTCAGCTGCACTATTCTTTTTCCTTATATATTTGGAAATAACAGACTTTAAAAATGCCAGTATTGTACTtacctgtgtgtttattgtagGCACTGCCAACGTTTGTTTTCAGCGTTTTGTAGATTAAAGTTGTATCTGTGTTGAAGGGTCCAATGGCTTTATTACCATCTGATGCTGCACTGAATGCTACCACTGTTGCTTCTAGATAAAGCAAAACACTGCTCTATTTAACTCCTCTATGGAGTTCCTGTATTTTATTCTCATTTGTTGAACTAAATGTCATGCTGTAGGTTTGGCCCTGAGGAGAAATGCTGGAGTTTAACTGAACTAAATGAAGGTGGACTTTTTACATATAAttcattttgtaattgtttGAGTTTGTACTATATTTTTTGGTCTTTGGtcttttatttgtcactttctAAAACAAAGAACATTGAACCACAGAACCACAAAATcatattgtatgtgtgttcaaAACCTTATGCAGACCTCAATGAGACACAAACCATTTTCCCTCTCATAGTGAAAGCTTAATGCAAGGTCAGAGGTTTCACTTCATGTGAGATACTGAACCACTTCTCATATTTCAACCTGTTGGTTAGCCAAGTATTTACCAGTGCGTAATTCAGTGATAGCAGCTTAAACTGCCAGAATCAGGCCCTGCAAGGTCAAAGTAATGCTGGACTGTAGATCAAGACTTAAACACTGAAGCAATTCAAAGTTCTTTATATAAGTCAAAGACAACAATTAGAATGATGTCCAAAGCCAAAAAGTAATAAAAgccaaatacaaacacaaataacatgAGAGCAGGAGCAAAGCAGAAGTAAGTTATTCTGAATAAAATTGCAGTAAAGAAACAAGTCAGTCAAAGGCACAGAAGTTTTTTAATTTGGATTTGTTTTACAGTTGTGACAAATCTGGAATCAGTGTGAAAATGGTTCTGTCTGATGGTGGTATTTGAAAGATCTTACAACAGACTGTTACAATATGGTGGCACACAGTTCATGTACAAACAAATCTTCAGTGAACAGATTAGCCTGAATCAGTGCTTGTACAGGCAGGTGGCGCTAACTGAAGAACTGGCTGCTGAGACCTGTGTCGTTAAACACACCAAAATTTCCAACATAGGTTTTCATCTTTATAGCTGTCCTGTTACCAAATACAATGACTTCTGTCTTTTACTTAATTGAAAGTTATTTCCTTCCTTTAACAGAGATGTAATGTATTGATTCTCATATTTGACCGACCAAATAACCACTGAAAGTACTGTGGCTAGCTCCCCAAATATGACTGTTTGCAGCCAACTGCACATACACCTGGTCTccatgctgcagctgcaggaacacTGCATTTGCTCCATTATcagctctgtcactgtctgactgGAAATCATGTGCTATGACAATCTCCtcactgtttttaaacagtCGCAGCATCGATCCATGTGATCCTGAAGCATGATAGAAGAtgctaaaataataaacacCTGCCACAGGAGCAGCAAAGATACCTGTGAACATAACAGGGAGTTAgacatattattttatttattacaaatgACCACTGAccatttagttttttaaaaccAGATAATTGTTACAAATAACTCACTtgtgcacacactcaaaaatccacaggtcattcatttttaaatattttattcatgtattcatttttacttatttattcattgcAATTAACTAAATTGACTCACAAGAAACTACactacacacatgcaaacactaATGAGATCTATATCTCACTTTATTGGCTGAATCATTGTCACTAACACTGAGAGTCTCAGTTCAAAAAGAAGTTAAACATGTTTGCAGGAGACTGGGTCTTACCTGTGGATTGACTGTAGGCATTACCAATGTTGGTGATCACTTTTTTGTAGATTAcagttgtgtctgtgttgaaggGTCCAATGGATGcatctcctcttcctgcctCTGCGCTGAATATCACCTTGGTGCTTTCTGTGAAAGACAATTCATTCTCGTAACATCACTCTGTAAATATTCCTCCAATTAAAGAACAAGAGTTCTTGATCATCAGCTAAAACGCATTTTACCAACTTAACACCGCTTACAACCATGTGAATTATGACTTGTCCATCAAAATCTCTTTAGTTTCACCTCACCTTTAGTCTTCAGTTCCAGAATCTGGTTTTCACTGCCTACCAGTCTGGTTTCCATCGCTTGAAGTTTTTCTCTGAATTCTCTCATGATAGTTGACGTGTCAGAAGAGGAGGACAACTGTGCATCATCAGTTGTAGCTCCAGTATCTACCTGTGCCAAAGTCAGGCCACAGAACAGCAATGCAAACAATTTGCAACTGTTAAAATTCATCTTCCAACTCGATTAAGTCTCCTAATGTCTTGGTATGATCCCTCTGGCtgtttttatactgttttaccacagtttataaatgtttaacatCTTGTTTGGCTTTtggctttgttttcttgttgcaAAAGAACCAGTGTGCAATTGTGAAATTCCGTTGGCTCAGTCAACCGTCAAAGAgatgtcagctgctgttttattcaaaaattacacaaaatacttaaataaatacTTGTTACTTTTTCTAATTATCCACAATTTTTTGATCTATTTAAGTTTATTGTCTAGTTATTAAATGTCAGagttttttcatcatcatttgcaAAGCAAAGCACAATGAAGCTGTCAGCCTTATGAATGAAGCAGTAACTTAACAATAAGgactcattttttatttgtttctgtgaatttaCAGCAGAACTAATTGCATTCTGTCTAAGCTGAAAAACCACTGAAAGTCGTGTGGTAGTTGGATCCCCAAACATGTGAGTGTGCACCCACACACCTTGTCTCCtcgctgcagctgcaggaacGCTGCGTTTTCTCCATTATGGGCCGTTTCGCGCCAGCTGTTTTTATAGAAACCCAGCTCTGTCCCGTGATCTCCTCCAGCATGATGGAGGACAGTAAAGTAATAAACACCTGCAACAGGTGCAGTGAAGTTACCTGTGGGAAGAAGAGGGTGGTGATAAGTTTCAGCCATTGTTGAATTTACagtacaagaggttagaatacttTTATTCCTGCTGTACGTTTGGTCCTCAGAAAAATGCTGGAATTTAACTGAattaacatgcatttttaaGGATCATTCATTTTGTAGTATTTGATTAGTTTGTACCATATTTCAACAAAGTAAATATGGACTTTGTTATTCCATTTGCATCATTTTCTAAAAAGATCAATGAACCACAAGTTTAATGCAAGGTCACAAGATTTCACTTCACGTGAAAAGTCATGTACTGTCCTCCTTGACCAAATATGGTCATCGGTTGGGTGCTCTAACATCATTTTTTCCACTATGCTGACCTCTGATAGAGCAGCTGGTGGTTTCAACATTAACACTGACCGCTCAAACGTGTTCTTTGTATGCCCACCATCCACCAGCACTTCATTTATCCATTTGTTCTTTAATTCTTTCAGGCGTTGAGCTGAGACTAAAAACAGATACACCAGAAACACATCCCCAAATTAATGCTAAATGTGCCGACAAGCTTTCTAAAATGTTGCAGGTTTTAACTGCTATAAGCTGAAAGAGACGTGGAGTCTGGCATTGATTAAACTTCAACTTTGATCacactaaaataaaactgtggtTAAGGCTTGTTGATTTTTAGGCCTTAAAATGACCCAGTTATTATTTAGAAAAGCTCATGGTACGGGGGCCTTTATTACTTGAACTTCAACATGCTGCACTATATGTACTATATACACTTTATTAGGCAAAACCTAAGACATTTGGAGCTGTGCCACCATTGCTGCCAAATTGGTATGCACAAGTGGTCTACACGAGAGAGGATAGTGTGTCTTAAACCGCCTGAATCAGGCGGAGCATGTTCAAAAGTAACACTGAACTGTTGTAGATCCGTTAAAAAGACTTGGAAGTCATTAAAGACCATTGTTCTTTTCCAAAATTCAATGGGGAAACTtgaaaaatatcaagaattaaaAATGGTTTGATGTGGCTCTTGAAGCCaccatgtttcagttcaatgGGACTACACAGTCAGAGCTCCGGTCTTGAacccaacagaattaattataACTCATGACTGCAGAGGGCACTGTTGCTTGACAAAGTTaaattttgttgctttaattctctaattttttttttttttttttttttttttggcctatCAAGCAAAACCAAATAGTGCTCAACAGGGCAGTTTACATGGGGTTGTTTGAGTAGCATTAATGATACCCACATTTATACCAAGTAAGGTAGTACATAAACTCACAAACCAGCTTGTTTTATTGCTTGAGCCTTTTTAATTATGCATGATACAAGAAAGACCAATCACTCCGCAGAATAAAGTTGTGCTAAAAGCATTCTTTTCATACCCATTCAATCTGCTCTGTTAAGACACAAGGCCTAAGAGGCAGCTCCCCTTTACGTCACTTTTCGCTTCTTCCCTTGAGTAGTTTTACAGCAATGGCAAAGAAATAAAGATCTGATTTGAGATACAAAGCTTTCATGTTATATATGAGActgatgacacacagacagatgagtttgtttgtgctttAACTTCATGCCTCTGTGTTCTTCCCTGGGAATCATCAGCGTCTCCTGGCACAAACAAATCCATGGTGGACGTGGCAGTGCCCATCATCCCAGCAGTTTCTAGCTGTGATTAGCAAAGATGAAGGAGACAGTCAGCatgtcacaaacaaaaacacgttttattaaataaacatgtaCAACCAGTAATTTTGCTAATTACTAAATGATTTGACAACCTATATTTGACTGAGTAAAACTTTCTTTTCCAGATCTTTAAAGTTACAATCCTATTTTAATTTGCCTTTAATCATTtattacacacagacattatgtTTCATGAGTAAATGTTGTCTTGTCATTTACCTCCCCAGTTCATTCGTAAGCAGTGCTGTCTATGCAAGTTGTTAGGCTCCCCACGACACCAGTTGGCATAGTTGAAACGTGTGCCATCAATCCAAAACCAATAACCCTCCTtgaagtcaaaataaaaaacagtgctGCGTGAGTTAAAAAGgggaacaaaaagaaaaaaaagatttttttattaaataactGCCAGGCCTTAATAAGTAATTTACCCGTTGTGCATCAGAGCCGCCGATCCACGCTACTTGGTTGCCTGTCAAACGCTGAACCCAACGTTCCTCATACACACTGTGCAGAGATGCTAAGCTCCCACCCAGTCTCTGACAGACTCTCTGCAGGAGAGaaaccagtcagtcagagagcagaggggcCAAGGACAAAGACATCACCTGATATAATATATCCTCTAAGTAAGTCAAGTCACAGGCATTAGAATGAGTCTCCACCGACCACCTGTGATTGGATCTCACTTCCCTGCTCTAGTACACTCAGATCATCCTGATTACCTGAGCTGTAACCCAGTTCGCTCTTCCTGAAATATAGCGGAAACAGCGAAGTCCGCACCGAGACCAACCACAGGGTCAATACGTGGACCTCTTGACAGCATGATGTTCTCCTGAAATCAAACAGTGATGAGAGGATGTTGAATCTCCATTCAAGATGAAtgctaaatggaaaaaaaaaaaaaaaaaaaaacaagaaaaagccATCTACTGACCTTTCTCTGCATCTCTTGGAACTTTGTCCGCTGCATCTGgaacagcagcacagtttgAATTGCCTAGTCATGCATATGATTTCTACCTCGATGCAAGAGGGCATCATCATCAGCAAAGTTAGAAATCAGTAGAAAAGT
Protein-coding regions in this window:
- the LOC108874146 gene encoding cerebellin-2; its protein translation is MNFNSCKLFALLFCGLTLAQVDTGATTDDAQLSSSSDTSTIMREFREKLQAMETRLVGSENQILELKTKESTKVIFSAEAGRGDASIGPFNTDTTVIYKKVITNIGNAYSQSTGIFAAPVAGVYYFSIFYHASGSHGSMLRLFKNSEEIVIAHDFQSDSDRADNGANAVFLQLQHGDQVYVQLAANSHIWGASHSTFSGYLVGQI